One genomic region from Ovis canadensis isolate MfBH-ARS-UI-01 breed Bighorn chromosome 6, ARS-UI_OviCan_v2, whole genome shotgun sequence encodes:
- the RHOH gene encoding rho-related GTP-binding protein RhoH: MLSSIKCVLVGDSAVGKTSLLVRFTSETFPEAYKPTVYENTGVDVFMDGIQISLGLWDTAGNDAFRSIRPLSYQQADVVLMCYSVANHNSFLNLKNKWIGEVRSNLPCTPVLVVATQTDQREVGPHRASCVNAIEGKRLAQDVRAKGYLECSALSNRGVQQVFECAVRTAVNQARRRNRRRFFSINECKIL; the protein is encoded by the coding sequence ATGCTGAGTTCCATCAAGTGTGTGTTGGTGGGAGACTCTGCTGTGGGGAAAACGTCTCTGCTGGTACGTTTCACCTCGGAAACTTTCCCTGAGGCCTATAAGCCTACAGTATATGAAAATACAGGTGTAGACGTCTTCATGGATGGGATCCAAATCAGCCTGGGCCTCTGGGACACGGCCGGCAATGATGCCTTCAGGAGCATTCGCCCTCTGTCCTACCAGCAGGCAGACGTGGTGCTGATGTGCTATTCCGTGGCCAACCACAACTCCTTCCTGAACCTGAAGAACAAGTGGATCGGTGAAGTCAGGAGCAACCTGCCCTGCACCCCCGTGCTGGTGGTGGCCACCCAGACAGACCAGCGGGAGGTGGGGCCCCATCGGGCCTCCTGCGTCAATGCCATCGAAGGAAAGAGACTGGCCCAGGATGTGAGAGCCAAAGGCTACCTGGAGTGCTCGGCCCTCAGCAACCGGGGCGTCCAGCAGGTATTTGAATGTGCCGTCCGAACTGCTGTCAACCAAGCCAGGAGACGCAACAGAAGGAGGTTCTTCTCTATCAACGAGTGCAAGATCCTCTAA